The genomic window ATTGCTGAACGTCCCGCAGTTGCTAAAGGTATCACTATTCCCGCACCCTTACCCATGTAACATCAATACAAATTGACTAGCTTCACTTTCCCAGAGAGACCCAAGCAATAAGTTATACAACCCAGCCCACCTTATTACATATAGGGGCTGGGCTTTATATTAGACCTCTTGTTTAACAATTCAAAATTCAAAATTCAAAATTAAAGACAGTTGGAGTTAGGGATTTAAACCCCAACTCAACTGATACTACGTGTAGACGTAGGGGTCTTAAACCCTTGAATTTACGATAAATGCTTAAGCTGTCATGTTGAGCAATGCGAAACATCTCAAAGATTCTACATTTCATTCAGAACGACACATCTCATTTTCGGAATGCTATAAACAGGTTTATGAATCCCAGACGTAAAGTATATAAACTAACTGCATAAATCACCAAGTAATCTCTGATAAATCAATAAAGGCACGAATTCAGCCTATAAACATATATGCAGTTATCATCATAAATATAACTTATTATCCTTGCTAATGGGAACTATGATAAATCGATAGTATATCTAGTTATCATTGCCTTTGATTATCAAAAATGCCAAAATTGTTGTTAATTTTAATCGCTAGTAAAATTCAGGTAATTCAATTATATGGTGATACGCTCTAAAAGACCACTTGCTCAAAATCAAAAGCCCAAGCAACTTTTTTGGGGAATCCTCCAGCAAATATTTGCACCATTATGCGGTATTACTAGTATTTTAATACTTTGGTATTTGATCAGCCTTACTCCTGATACATCTTTACCTTCTCCTGTTGCAGTTATCAGCAATACTTGGGAATTAATTATTAACCCATTTTTTAATAAAGGTGGATTAAATAAAGGGTTCTTCTGGTTGATTCTTGCTAGCCTCAAACGAGTCATGTTTGGTTATTTGATAGCTGTAGTTATTGGCATCCCCATTGGTTTTTTGATTAGCCTGAATAAATTTTTAAGACAAGCTATAGATCCCGTCATTCAGATTTTGCGCCCTGTTGCACCTCTAGCTTGGCTACCTTTAGCCCAAGCTATATTTCTTAAACCAAATCCATCGGCTATTTTTGTAATCACTATTACTGCTATTTGGCCGATTATTCTCAATACCGCTTTGGGTGTACAAATGATTCCCAAAGATTATACTAATGTCTCAAAAATTTTAGGCCTATCATTTTTTGAGAATTTTTACAAAGTCTTGATCCCGGCAACACTACCTTACATTTTTACTGGGTTAAGAATTGCTATTGGTCTTTCTTGGTTAGCTGTTGTCGCGGCGGAAATGTTACTCGCCGATGATGGACTAGGCTTTTTTATTGTCGATGCTTATAACAATTCCAATATTAGTGAAATTATATTGGCAATTATCTATCTAGGTGTAGTTGGTCTGGTACTAGACAAAATTATGGCTTATATAGCTTTCAAAGTTACACCACAAGAATAGTCAAGTCGCTTTGCTCCAATTCAAAATTCAAAATTCAAAAAAGGTCATTAGTTATTTATTATCCTCTGTCACCTGTCACCTGTCACCTGTCCCCTGTCCCCTGTCATTGTGTACCACGATTTATTAGGAGATACTCCAATGCAGAATTTTGTCAAGATTCACAACATCAATAAAGAATATCGTGCGCCTAACGGTGAGAGAAACGTCATTCTCCAAGATATCAATTTAGAAATTAAGCAAGGAGATTTTATTTCTCTAATTGGTCATTCTGGTTGTGGTAAGTCTACCTTGTTGAATATTATTGCTGGTATGGATAAAGCTTCACGGGGTTATGTAGAAGTAGACGGTACACGAGTACAACGTCCAGGGTCAGATAGGATGATGGTATTTCAAAACTATTCGTTGTTACCGTGGTTAAGTGCTTGGGATAATGTGGCTTTAGCTGTTGATAAAGTATTATCTCATAAACCAAAAGTTGAACGCGATCGCATCATCGCTACTCACTTAGAAATGGTAGGTTTGAAAGATGCAGCCCGCAAAAAACCAGGACAACTTTCTGGGGGGATGAAGCAAAGAGTCGCCCTCGCCCGTGCTTTAGCAATTAAACCTAAACTATTGCTGTTAGATGAACCATTTGGGGCTTTAGATGCTCTCACCCGCAAAACTCTACAAGCGGAGTTGATGGATATTTGTAATCAGTCTCATATCACAACTATTATGGTGACTCA from Nostoc sp. UHCC 0870 includes these protein-coding regions:
- the ntrB gene encoding nitrate ABC transporter permease, which encodes MVIRSKRPLAQNQKPKQLFWGILQQIFAPLCGITSILILWYLISLTPDTSLPSPVAVISNTWELIINPFFNKGGLNKGFFWLILASLKRVMFGYLIAVVIGIPIGFLISLNKFLRQAIDPVIQILRPVAPLAWLPLAQAIFLKPNPSAIFVITITAIWPIILNTALGVQMIPKDYTNVSKILGLSFFENFYKVLIPATLPYIFTGLRIAIGLSWLAVVAAEMLLADDGLGFFIVDAYNNSNISEIILAIIYLGVVGLVLDKIMAYIAFKVTPQE
- a CDS encoding ABC transporter ATP-binding protein; this translates as MQNFVKIHNINKEYRAPNGERNVILQDINLEIKQGDFISLIGHSGCGKSTLLNIIAGMDKASRGYVEVDGTRVQRPGSDRMMVFQNYSLLPWLSAWDNVALAVDKVLSHKPKVERDRIIATHLEMVGLKDAARKKPGQLSGGMKQRVALARALAIKPKLLLLDEPFGALDALTRKTLQAELMDICNQSHITTIMVTHDVDEALLLSDRVVMLNNGPAATIGQILDVPFGRSRIPSEIVDHPLYHDLRHELLNFLHHQQQVQYRKVEKIPLVKSAV